The stretch of DNA ataaaaggctaatatgcaactcaaccgaatggtggaatgactggtcactatgacaagcactgaccaccaggttgcagaccacgcaggagctgccccctggtggtcagtgcactccccctgtgggttcaccaggcctctagtgctgtggttctcaacctttttaatgcctcgacactttaatacagttcctcatgttggggtgacccccaaccataaaattattttcgttgctacttcataactgtaattttgctactgttatgaattgtaatgtaaatacctgtgttttccgatggtcttaggcaacgctgctagcagttctcaacctgaccatcggaaaacacagatatttacattacaattcataacagtagcaaaattacagttatgaagtagcaacgaaaaataattttatggttgggggtcaccacaacatgaggaactgtattaaagggtcgcggcatcagaaaggttgagaaccactgctctagtgggtaaataaatgaatatgggtCTTGAAGTTTTAAGAGTGATCTACAAGCCAGGACCAAGTTTGTCAGCCAGATTGTTTTGTGACAGAGCAAAGATAAACCAATTAACATCTGAATATAAATTCTAGCTCTGAATCTGCACAAATTTTTTCTCATGTGCTTCACATTCACTCCCTCCAGGTGACTATTTCTTAAGCCTATGTAAAAACATCATTTCCCAATCCAGcagaaatatttccaaaatacataacaAGATAATGTATAAGACCTACAATTTGGCTGTGGTTTTCCCCTAATATCAGTGGCAACTTATTAAAAAATCAGTGTCTAATTAGGCCAACAGTTGTTTGATACTGAATGGTACAGTGGAAAACCATGGGTTTTGGAGCAACATCAACTGGACTCAAATCGTGACTGTCACATACTAAGCAAgtgaccttgagtaagtcacGTTTCTGAAGCTTTTCCCAGCTGTATAACGGGGAATATTTCATGCCTCATTGGGCTGTAGTGAGAATTCAATGAGATAATACGGTTTATGAAAAGCATAGCAGTGCCTGGTGTAGAGTAGGCGCTGTGGTGAGTGGATCCTCTTAGAAACGGGTATACAGTTTCTTGGTCAGGTGCACCATGGGAGACATGGAGAGTAAAGAGGAGGGAACCAGGGTGCTTTTTAGTTGTAAAACATgggttctgacaggtgtgggttTGTGTGTGGGTAATTGGGCAGTTCTGTAGGCCTGGTGCCAACAGTCCGCGCCATTTCTCGGCTTACACAGTGGATGTTGAATACCTGTACACCTGTGAAGTGAGGTTTTATGGTAAAGGTTCCGCTCAAGCATCTATGGTTGCGCCTGGCTTAGCCTCCGAGAGGCTCCTGATGCCCCAAAGAAACAATGAATTCTCTAGCAATATGTCGGATGCTttccagtcatttttttttcgCTAGTTCTAATATTTATGCTTCTTGGGGAAACGGTGGAAATTTAGGGTCGGGGAGTGGGCACCAAAAGCCTTGGTTTCCAGGAGCGAGCCAAATTTTCTCCCTGAAAGAGCCTCAAGGAAGTAATCCAATTCCGGTTCTGGGAAAATCCAAACCATAGTTTTCTACTTGCTTTGGCTCCTCGCGGGTCTTTCAACCCGCGCAGGGGAGAAGTTGGCCAGCCCCGAGCGAGACCGGCTAGAGTCCACCGGCTCCCGGGAGGGTGGGACCGAAACTCAGGAGCCTGGGCAGAGGGCAAGAAGTCGCGGGTGCACGCGGAcaggtgtgtgtaggggggggcggggggggggggcggggggagggataAGGGACCACAGTTCCCGACATGCCCTGCGGGCTGCGCCGAAAACGGTTGGCTGGGAGCTCTAGCTTTACTGCCCCTATCGGCCAATAGGACGCAGGAGGGAGACATGACCCGGATTCTCGGGGACCAATGGTGAGGCCGGGGAGGCGGGCGCTTCCTTACTATTCACCTTGCCCTCGGAAAAATCCTATTTCAATGGTTGGGCCGGGGCGGGCTCTGGCGGGCAAGGGGAGCTGAGCGGGAAGGTGCGGCGGCGCCGCGAAAACGGCGCCTGGAGGATCCCGGTCCCCGTGAGGCGCGCGCGGGACgtcgctgggggcggggccgggggcggggcctggcctcgTTGTGGAGCGGCTCGTAATCCATCATGGCGGCCGCGGGGGTCAGTGTCCGTTCCTGAGCAGCGCTGGAGCTGGAGCCGGTTCCCAGGTCCTGCAGCTGAGGAGCGCCGCCGTTGTCCACGGCCCCTACCTGCGGGGGGCGGCTGGGCCCCGCGGCGGAGCTCGGGGGATGTGACTGCCTGGCGGCTGCGGCAACgtccggggccgggggagggggtgtctcggGCAGAGACCCCCGGGCTCGGGGCAGCTGAGGCGGCCGGGCCTCCTCCCCCTTTCGCCGCCTCCCCCCTGCGAAGCCCCGCGAGTCTTTCGTCCCTCAGAGCCCTGCGccggctctgggaccctgggggtGGTCTCCTTCCCCCCTAGACCTGGGACGCCGGCTTCCTGAGGCGTGGAGGAGCGTCGCCCCGGAGTAAGCCGCCCGCGCCTCGCCCGGCagcctccctctcaccctcccgcCGCCCCTTCGTCCGACTCCCAGCCCCAAGTTTGGTCTcggatcccccccaccccattcaaaTCCCCTCCCTGCTGTCAAggggcctccccttccccccaggttGCTCCCGGGAGCCTCTTAATGTCCTGACTTCTCCCAATGTCACCGACGGCCCCCCTCGTCTCAGCGCTGCCAAAAACTTCAATGCAAAGGAAAAGTCTGGACTCGTTTCACAGGCCTTTTAAAAAGCGGACTTAAAAGTTGCTGGCAATGCATTCCTCCTCGTCAGAGCCGAGGGCGCGCTCTCGCTGAAGTCGGGGCGCCCGTGCGTGTCCTTTTCCGGAGAGCAGGGTAGACGAGCAGCCTCGGCAGCTAGTTGGGCAGGAAACCGGTCCGACGATGAAGCAGCAGCCAGGGGGTGGGTGACTGCCCCCGGAGAAGTTCTGGAGCAGCCTCCGGAGACCATCGACACTTCCTCTGTGTGTGGGAACCAGCGCGATGACGAGTATATTCATCTCCTGTGAATCTCTCTGGCTAGGTGTCTCTCCTGGGAAGACATTTGTCGTTTAGCCAGTAAAAGACACTTAACAATCAAGCAACTTTGGGGGGGGGAGCATTGCAATGACTTCAGATTGACAAACTGCAAACATAATCGGACCTCCTGTTTACATAGGTCAGCCTGAAAACGGCTGGCTCCCTCGTGTCCCTTTGTGATTGACCTCAGTTGCCGACTCGCGGACATGCGGTGAATGTGAAATCCCACGTGGACGTGGGCCGTTGTCCTAAGCTCACGGACCATTCTGAAAGATCTGGAACCCTCTTCTGGAAAGGGGTACCTATCCTTACTTTATGGGGCAGCAGCCTGGAAAAGTTCTTGGGGACCAAAGGAGGCCGAGTTTGCCTGCCCTGCACTTCATCAAAGTAGCGGGGAAGAAGGAGTCATCCAGGCACGGGGGGCCACACTGCAATGTGTTCGTGGAACACGGTGAGTGCTTGTCCAGCTTCGTGGTCACATTTTCCCTCCTGGATTCAGCTCAGGGAATGCATGAGGGCGGTGAACAGCAGCACTTGTGTTGGTTCCTTCCTGTTCTACTTAAAACTTCTGTTACTGTAGCTATCTTATTAGCTTCTTTGTAGGAGGAAAAGTTGCGTGGCGAGGGTACGTCGTCATTGAGTATTTTTTTGAGTTACTTCTTTCTTGTCTGACTCTCACCGGCTGTCGgttgaccttggacaagccatTTTACTCTAACCGGTTTCCTGAGGAGGTTGGACTTGAGTGCTTTCCCAGGATCCACAGTCCATGATTGTGCTCCAACCCGAGGCGTGGGCTCTTCCCCTCAGGTGCACAGATCCTTGTCTCCTTCATCTGCAGGGAGCTTTTGTCCCGTCCTCCCCCAAAGCTGAAGACTCGCAGGTCCTGGTTGGCACTGATACCCTTGCCCTTCTCAGTCATAAGCACCCACTTGGGAGTCTGTGGGGAAAGTCAAGCAGGGAGCAGCATTCCATGGGAATTGATATCCAGCTTCTCGTTATTTTGCTTTGTACAAGGGGTCATCCTTTCCCATGGACGGAGTGAAAGttccccctccactctccctgTTTCAGATGACATTTAGGGCAAAAAAGTTGTCTTTGACATTTTTATGGACATAGTTGGCGTGTGAGTTCTGACAGTACATGTTACACTGTTCACGTCTAGTAATCCTGTGTGAAGTTTTAAGTAAGGGTCAGCTTAGAAGATGTTTGTAATGGGTGGACCACGAACCAATTAATTAGGGTCCTCTTTGTACACGTGCGGCCTGACATTTTTCAGTCTGGGtactttatattaaaactagaggcccaatgcacgaaatttgtgcaagagtaggccttccttctctctggtaCCCTGGACCggggcttccctccggcctggccgccagcaggcacctgggacccaggcttccctcacagccccggcttcatctggaaggacatctggaaggatgttcggtctgattagcatattacgcttttattattatagatattggtTGAGCCCACTGACCCTATAAGCAAAGGTGTGTGCAAGTGGcatatactttaaaattcaaCCATAAATACCTCTTAACAATGGATGACTACAATAAACAAAGGTCTCTGTTCATTGAACTTGCATTTGACAGTTGAGGTTTGACTTTCTTACAGAAAAATATTCACCTTATCTAAATGTTCTGGGTACTTGGATTTTACTTTGCCTGAAAACATTTGGTTATATTTTAGCATTGGTTTTAGACAGGCAAATATGGTAATGTGTTATGTTCTGGTGCTTCCCAAATTCAGCATTTGTAAAgtgaattatttacattttaaaatgctagtGAAATAGGAAAATTGGTTCAGACTTTCAGGAGAGCTACGACCAAACTTAGAATTTAAAGTGTACATAGCAATGACCCAGTAAGATCTCACTCTTGGGAAACTGTCCTGGTACGGAACAGTGTAGTCCCTAGATGTTCCTGACATACCCCTTTGGGGGCCCAGGGTTAAAGCTGTTTGCATGTTAACGCAATACCAAGATGTTATTTGTACTCTGCACGAATGGTGCAAAAGTAATGCGTGAATCAGGGCTGTGGTACCTAACGGCTAGTTTACTGGTAGCCATGTATGCATGCTCTGCaccaatagtttaaaaaaaaaaggctttcacTTAAGAATGTCcttggtgccgaaaccggtttggctcagtggatagagcgtcggcctgcggactcaagggtcccaggttcgattccggtcaagggcatgtaccttggttgcgggcacatccccagtagggggtgtgcaagaggcagctgatcgatgtttctctctcatcgatgtttctaactctctatccctctctcttcctctctgtaaaaaatcaataaaatatatttaaaaaaaaaaaaaaaaaaagaatgtccttGGTGAAGTAGCaaaaactattaattttattaactcTTGATCCTTGTGTATATGTGTTTAATATCCTGTGGGATGAAATGGGAAGAATGCATAGCGCTTTTCTGTTGTGTATTGATTATGTCTAGGCAGAGCACTGGGACTGTTTGAGTTGCAATCTGAACTAGTGCTTATATCATGGACTATCCCTTTTACTTGAAACTATGATGAAAAACGACGACTGACAAACGATGGTTATTCAGAATTAACATATAAAGGAGTCTTTCAAAGAAAACAACTGGTAGTATCTGTTGCCAAAGATAAACATTTTAGctttcgccaaaaccggtttggctcagtggatagagcatcggtctgtggactgaaaggtcccaggttcgattccggtcaagggcatgtacattggttgcgggcacatccctggtagggggcgtgcaggaggcagctggtcgatgtttctctctcatcgatgtttctagctctctatccctctcccttcctctctgtagaaaatcaataaaatatatttaaaaaaaaaattttagatttCCAGCAAAAAATCGATTGTGGAAATAATCTTATTTTGTAGAGATTGGTGGTCCTATTTATAAATGTGGTATTTtgatatcctcctatataataaaaacttaatatgttaagtgtccagtcgaccggttggctgttcaaccaatcaaagcgtaatatgctaattatatgctaaggccgcccaaccccttgctatgacgtgcactgaccacaggggggcagacagttgactggtcaaccagttgctatgatgtgcactgaccaccagggggcagatgctctgaccagtaggttagcttcctgctggggtccagccgattaggactgagtgagatgggccagacacaccctggagccctccctcggtcccttcctgactggctaacctcctgcatccctccccagtcctgatcgcgcactggtggagtcccttggcctggcctgcgccctctcgcaatctgggacccctcggggcatgtcggagagccagttttggcccagtcccgcaggccacgcccagggaccccactggtgcacaaattcgtgcaccgggcctctagtcttataatgAAATGTGTTATTTGGAAGATCTACATAATTCAGTGAATCACTCTTTTCTAAATGATCAACATATGATATTATAAAATCACATACAGGTAAAAGATTCATTCAAGGTGCAAGATGGACCAATGAATTTTTATGTAACAATACAAAAGTTCGTTGTTACAGTTTTAGATTCTACATTACAGCTAACCTTAGGAACCTACCAGTTACCAAGTTTTGGTGTAGCTTCAAAGAATATctacagttatttaaaaataggttGAAATAGTTATTTTCCagttacaataaaaacatttatttttaaatgaataattaaaaattttcagtTTAAACTTTTAGTATGGTAAATAGTGATGAGATAAGCTATATAAACAAAAACTCGTCagggtcctcaataatttttcAGAGTGTCAAAGAggccttgagaaaaaaaaagtttgcctttgccctgaccggtttggctcagtggatagagcgtcggcctgcggactcaagggtcccaggttcgattctggtccagggcatgtaccttggttgcgggcatatcccccgtggggagtgtgcaggaggcagctgatcggtgtttctctctcatcg from Eptesicus fuscus isolate TK198812 chromosome 15, DD_ASM_mEF_20220401, whole genome shotgun sequence encodes:
- the LOC129151768 gene encoding umcharacterized LOC128092248 homolog gives rise to the protein MSPTAPLVSALPKTSMQRKSLDSFHRPFKKRT